From a region of the Penaeus vannamei isolate JL-2024 chromosome 32, ASM4276789v1, whole genome shotgun sequence genome:
- the LOC113813530 gene encoding troponin C isoform X2, with product MEADLDEEKMGMLRKAFAMFDSGKTGKIEKEKIRTILNTLGASYINEELEALLTENDVDGTGKLNFDSFVRVVGHFLEEQDEEAMQKELKEAFRLYDKEGNGFIPTAALKEILGALDDKLTSADLDNIVDEIDEDGSGTVDFDEFMEMMTGD from the exons ATG GAAGCCGATTTGGACGAAGAGAAGATGGGAA TGCTCCGCAAGGCCTTCGCGATGTTCGACAGCGGGAAGACCGGCAAGATCGAGAAGGAGAAGATTCGCACGATCCTCAACACCCTCGGGGCAAGCTACATCAACGAGGAACTTGAGGCTCTGCTCACCGAGAACGACGTCGACG GAACTGGGAAGCTGAATTTCGATTCCTTCGTGAGAGTCGTAGGCCACTTCCTTGAGGAGCAGGATGAAGAAGCGATGCAGAAGGAGCTGAAGGAAGCATTCCGTCTCTACGATAAGGAAG gtAACGGCTTCATCCCGACGGCGGCGCTGAAGGAGATCCTCGGGGCGCTGGACGACAAGCTGACCTCTGCTGACCTGGATAACATCGTGGACGAGATTGACGAGGACGGGTCAGGCACCGTCGACTTCGATG aGTTCATGGAGATGATGACCGGCGACTAA
- the LOC113813530 gene encoding troponin C isoform X1, which translates to MLEFYLPFQEADLDEEKMGMLRKAFAMFDSGKTGKIEKEKIRTILNTLGASYINEELEALLTENDVDGTGKLNFDSFVRVVGHFLEEQDEEAMQKELKEAFRLYDKEGNGFIPTAALKEILGALDDKLTSADLDNIVDEIDEDGSGTVDFDEFMEMMTGD; encoded by the exons ATGCTGGAATTTTATTTGCCATTCCAGGAAGCCGATTTGGACGAAGAGAAGATGGGAA TGCTCCGCAAGGCCTTCGCGATGTTCGACAGCGGGAAGACCGGCAAGATCGAGAAGGAGAAGATTCGCACGATCCTCAACACCCTCGGGGCAAGCTACATCAACGAGGAACTTGAGGCTCTGCTCACCGAGAACGACGTCGACG GAACTGGGAAGCTGAATTTCGATTCCTTCGTGAGAGTCGTAGGCCACTTCCTTGAGGAGCAGGATGAAGAAGCGATGCAGAAGGAGCTGAAGGAAGCATTCCGTCTCTACGATAAGGAAG gtAACGGCTTCATCCCGACGGCGGCGCTGAAGGAGATCCTCGGGGCGCTGGACGACAAGCTGACCTCTGCTGACCTGGATAACATCGTGGACGAGATTGACGAGGACGGGTCAGGCACCGTCGACTTCGATG aGTTCATGGAGATGATGACCGGCGACTAA